In the genome of Serratia symbiotica (Periphyllus acericola), one region contains:
- the yhbY gene encoding ribosome assembly RNA-binding protein YhbY: MHLNNKQKQHLKGLAHPLKPVIMLGNRGLTEGVLAEIEQALKHHELIKVKIASEDRETKTLIADAIVRKTGACNVQVIGSTLILYLPSKERKINIPR; encoded by the coding sequence ATGCATCTAAATAATAAACAAAAACAGCACCTGAAAGGTCTAGCGCATCCTTTAAAACCGGTTATCATGCTGGGTAATAGAGGTCTCACCGAGGGGGTGCTGGCTGAAATTGAACAAGCTCTGAAACATCATGAGCTGATCAAGGTAAAAATCGCGTCTGAAGATCGCGAAACTAAAACCTTGATCGCCGACGCTATCGTGCGTAAAACCGGTGCCTGCAACGTGCAAGTCATTGGTAGTACGCTTATTCTTTACCTACCATCGAAAGAGCGCAAGATCAATATACCGCGTTAA
- the greA gene encoding transcription elongation factor GreA, which translates to MKQIPMTLFGAEKLREELEYLKSVRRPKIIADIADAREHGDLKENAEYHAAREQQGFCEGRIQEIEEKLSNAQVIDITKIPNADRVIFGATVSVLNLDSEEKVTYRIVGDDEADFKKNLISVNSPMARGLIGKEQGDVVVIKTPGGDVDYEILKVEYL; encoded by the coding sequence ATGAAACAGATCCCGATGACCTTGTTTGGCGCTGAAAAACTGCGCGAAGAACTTGAATATCTGAAAAGCGTGCGCCGTCCAAAAATCATTGCAGACATCGCCGACGCCCGCGAGCACGGTGATTTGAAAGAAAATGCCGAGTACCATGCTGCCCGTGAGCAGCAGGGATTTTGTGAAGGGCGTATCCAGGAAATTGAAGAAAAATTGTCCAACGCGCAAGTGATCGATATCACTAAAATACCGAATGCTGACCGGGTGATTTTTGGTGCCACTGTATCGGTGTTGAACCTGGATAGCGAGGAAAAAGTTACCTACCGCATCGTTGGCGACGATGAAGCTGACTTTAAGAAGAATCTGATTTCGGTCAATTCACCAATGGCACGTGGTTTGATCGGCAAAGAGCAGGGCGATGTTGTGGTGATCAAAACTCCTGGCGGTGATGTGGATTATGAAATCCTGAAGGTCGAGTATCTCTGA
- the rsmH gene encoding 16S rRNA (cytosine(1402)-N(4))-methyltransferase RsmH, with translation MLKNYKHATVLLDEAVNCLNISSNGIYIDGTFGRGGHSRLILSQLGPEGRLLAIDRDPQAIAAAKSIDDPRFTIVHGPFSALSDYVRERELLGQIDGVLLDLGVSSPQLDDAERGFSFKRDGPLDMRMDPSTGLSAAEWLMKAEADDITWALKTFGEERFAKRIARAVVERNRVEPMTRTKQLADLIAGASPIREKHKHPATRSFQAIRIYINSELEEIERALNGTLEVLAPQGRLSIISFHSLEDRIVKRFIRHHSRGAQVPAGIPLTEEQLRSMGRRTLKALDKMMPSEDEVAGNRRARSSVLRIAQRVLA, from the coding sequence ATGTTGAAAAACTACAAACACGCCACCGTACTGTTGGATGAAGCGGTTAACTGCCTCAATATTAGCAGTAACGGCATATATATCGACGGTACTTTTGGTCGTGGTGGTCATTCTCGTCTAATCTTGTCCCAACTGGGGCCGGAAGGACGCCTATTGGCAATTGACCGCGATCCTCAGGCTATTGCAGCCGCCAAATCTATTGATGATCCTCGTTTTACCATCGTACACGGCCCCTTTTCTGCTTTGTCAGACTATGTGCGGGAACGCGAACTGCTAGGGCAAATCGATGGCGTCCTGCTTGATCTGGGCGTTTCTTCACCGCAGTTGGACGATGCAGAACGCGGTTTTTCCTTTAAGCGTGATGGGCCGCTGGATATGCGTATGGACCCATCTACAGGGCTATCTGCCGCTGAATGGTTGATGAAAGCAGAGGCCGATGACATCACCTGGGCTCTGAAAACCTTTGGTGAAGAGCGTTTCGCTAAGCGCATCGCGCGCGCCGTCGTGGAAAGAAACCGCGTGGAGCCAATGACCCGCACCAAGCAACTGGCTGATCTGATCGCTGGTGCCAGTCCAATCCGCGAGAAACACAAACATCCGGCAACGCGCAGCTTCCAGGCGATCCGCATCTATATCAACAGCGAATTAGAAGAAATCGAACGTGCGCTTAATGGCACGCTAGAGGTATTGGCTCCCCAGGGCCGCTTGTCGATCATTAGCTTTCATTCGTTGGAAGACCGTATCGTGAAGCGTTTTATACGCCACCACAGCCGTGGCGCGCAGGTGCCAGCGGGTATACCGCTGACCGAAGAGCAACTACGCAGCATGGGGAGGCGCACGCTGAAAGCGCTGGACAAAATGATGCCTTCGGAAGATGAAGTGGCTGGCAACCGGCGTGCGCGTAGCTCGGTGCTGCGTATTGCACAGAGGGTACTGGCGTGA
- the ftsL gene encoding cell division protein FtsL: MIGNQRLGLVGVICDDLLRNAKIPLILLVAVLVSAIFVVTTVHHTRLLTAEREQLVLERDALDIEWRNLILEENALGAHSRVERIATEKLHMQHVDLSQENIIIKQ; encoded by the coding sequence GTGATCGGTAACCAACGTCTCGGCCTGGTCGGGGTGATTTGCGATGACCTGCTGCGCAATGCCAAGATCCCACTGATTTTACTGGTTGCGGTACTGGTTTCTGCCATTTTTGTGGTGACCACTGTGCACCACACCCGCCTGCTAACTGCCGAGCGCGAGCAGTTGGTGTTAGAGCGTGACGCATTGGATATCGAGTGGCGTAACCTGATTTTGGAAGAGAATGCCCTCGGCGCTCACAGCCGGGTTGAACGTATTGCTACTGAAAAATTGCATATGCAACATGTTGATCTATCGCAGGAAAATATCATCATTAAACAATGA
- the folP gene encoding dihydropteroate synthase, with the protein MQLALRDMTLNLSHPQVMGILNVTPDSFSDGGRYNQLNQALLHAYALISAGATMIDVGGESTRPGAEEVSEDEEIARVVSVVEALAQRFEVFISVDTSKAGVIRESAQAGVHLINDIRSLQEPGALAAAAESGLPVCLMHMQGQPRTMHHAPHYDDLIADVKIFFERHIKRCHDAGITNQQLLLDPGFGFGKNLAHNYQLLARLSEFHRFGLPLMVGMSRKSMIGQLLNVPPDQRVIGSVACAVIAAMQGAQIIRVHDVKETVEAMRVVEATLSAKGQ; encoded by the coding sequence ATGCAGTTAGCCCTGCGCGACATGACGCTCAATCTCTCCCATCCGCAGGTGATGGGCATCCTCAATGTGACGCCGGATTCGTTTTCTGACGGTGGTCGTTACAACCAACTCAATCAGGCACTGTTGCATGCGTATGCGCTGATTTCAGCTGGTGCTACCATGATCGACGTGGGGGGCGAATCCACCCGGCCGGGGGCGGAAGAGGTCAGTGAGGATGAAGAGATTGCACGGGTGGTATCGGTAGTGGAGGCATTGGCGCAGCGTTTCGAGGTGTTTATCTCGGTTGATACGTCTAAAGCGGGGGTGATCCGTGAGTCGGCACAAGCGGGAGTGCATCTGATTAACGATATCCGCTCGTTGCAGGAACCCGGCGCGTTGGCTGCTGCGGCCGAAAGCGGCTTGCCGGTGTGCCTGATGCACATGCAGGGGCAGCCACGCACTATGCATCATGCACCGCATTACGATGACCTGATTGCTGATGTGAAGATATTTTTTGAGCGTCATATCAAGCGTTGCCATGATGCTGGGATAACAAATCAGCAATTGCTGCTCGACCCAGGCTTCGGGTTTGGTAAAAATCTAGCACACAACTACCAGCTTCTGGCGCGGTTGTCGGAATTTCACCGCTTCGGTCTGCCGCTGATGGTGGGGATGTCACGCAAGTCGATGATTGGACAGCTATTGAACGTGCCGCCTGATCAACGCGTCATCGGCAGCGTGGCGTGCGCAGTGATCGCTGCGATGCAGGGCGCGCAGATTATCAGAGTGCATGACGTTAAAGAAACCGTTGAGGCGATGCGTGTCGTCGAGGCAACACTTTCAGCTAAGGGACAGTAG
- the rlmE gene encoding 23S rRNA (uridine(2552)-2'-O)-methyltransferase RlmE, which yields MANKKRSASSSRWLQEHFSDKYVQQAQKKRLRSRAWFKIDEIQQSDKLFKAGMTIVDLGAAPGGWSQYVATQIGGAGRIFACDILPMDPIVGVDFLQGDFRDEWVLKALLERVGESKVQVVMSDMAPNMSGTPAVDISRSMYLVELALEMCRDVLAPGGSFLVKVFQGDGFDEYLREIRSLFTKVKIRKPDASRARSREVYIVATGRKL from the coding sequence ATGGCTAATAAAAAGCGCTCTGCTAGCTCTAGTCGCTGGTTGCAAGAACACTTTAGTGATAAATATGTGCAGCAGGCGCAGAAAAAAAGGCTGCGTTCCCGCGCCTGGTTTAAAATTGATGAAATACAGCAGAGTGACAAACTTTTTAAAGCAGGCATGACCATAGTGGACTTGGGGGCAGCGCCGGGTGGCTGGTCGCAATACGTGGCTACCCAAATCGGCGGTGCGGGTCGCATCTTTGCTTGTGATATTTTGCCGATGGACCCTATCGTTGGCGTTGATTTCCTTCAGGGCGATTTTCGTGATGAATGGGTGCTCAAAGCCCTGCTGGAACGTGTAGGTGAGAGTAAGGTTCAGGTAGTTATGTCTGACATGGCTCCGAATATGAGCGGCACCCCTGCCGTCGATATTTCAAGATCGATGTATCTGGTGGAATTAGCATTGGAGATGTGTCGTGATGTCCTCGCACCAGGCGGAAGTTTCCTGGTGAAGGTGTTTCAGGGAGATGGCTTTGACGAGTACCTACGGGAAATTCGCTCCCTGTTTACGAAGGTTAAGATTCGTAAGCCAGACGCTTCCCGCGCCCGTTCGCGCGAAGTGTACATTGTAGCGACAGGGCGCAAGCTGTAG
- the ftsH gene encoding ATP-dependent zinc metalloprotease FtsH, translating to MAKNLILWLVIAVVLMSVFQSFGPSESNGRRVDYSTFMSELTQDQVREARINGREINVTKKDSSKYKTYIPVNDPRLLDTLLTKNVKVVGEPPEEPSLLASIFISWFPMLLLIGVWIFFMRQMQGGVGKGAMSFGKSKARMLSEDQIKTTFADVAGCDEAKEEVSELVEYLREPSRFQKLGGKIPKGVLMVGPPGTGKTLLAKAIAGEAKVPFFTISGSDFVEMFVGVGASRVRDMFEQAKKAAPCIIFIDEIDAVGRQRGAGLGGGHDEREQTLNQMLVEMDGFEGNEGIIVIAATNRPDVLDPALLRPGRFDRQVVVGLPDVRGREQILKVHMRRVPLDADIDTSVIARGTPGFSGADLANLVNEAALFTARSNKRVVSMVEFEKAKDKIMMGAERRSMVMTEAQKESTAYHEAGHAIIGRLVPEHDPVHKVTIIPRGRALGVTFFLPEGDSISASRQKLESQISTLYGGRLAEEIIYGSENVSTGASNDIKVATSIARNMVTQWGFSEKLGPLLYAEEEGEVFLGRSVAKAKHMSDETARIIDQEVKSLIERNYVRARSLLMENMDILHSMKNALMKYETIDAPQIDDLMHRQDVRPPAGWDDANKGNGPDAVGTPKAPTSVEESHTPSPGNNHV from the coding sequence ATGGCTAAAAACCTAATTCTCTGGTTAGTCATCGCAGTAGTATTGATGTCTGTATTCCAGAGTTTTGGGCCCAGCGAGTCGAATGGCCGTAGGGTAGATTATTCTACCTTCATGTCTGAACTGACCCAGGATCAGGTTCGCGAAGCGCGAATTAACGGACGCGAAATTAACGTTACCAAGAAAGACAGTAGCAAATACAAGACTTACATCCCTGTCAACGATCCCAGGTTGTTGGATACGTTGTTAACCAAGAATGTGAAAGTTGTCGGTGAGCCGCCTGAAGAGCCGAGCTTGCTGGCCTCTATCTTTATTTCGTGGTTCCCGATGCTGTTGCTGATCGGGGTTTGGATCTTCTTTATGCGCCAGATGCAAGGCGGTGTCGGTAAGGGCGCGATGTCCTTTGGCAAGAGCAAGGCTCGCATGCTGAGCGAAGATCAGATCAAGACCACTTTTGCTGATGTCGCCGGTTGTGATGAAGCGAAAGAAGAAGTGAGCGAACTGGTGGAATACCTGCGCGAACCGAGCCGTTTCCAAAAGCTGGGCGGCAAGATCCCTAAAGGCGTGCTGATGGTTGGCCCACCGGGGACTGGTAAAACGCTCTTGGCGAAAGCGATCGCTGGCGAGGCAAAAGTCCCGTTCTTTACCATTTCTGGTTCTGACTTCGTGGAAATGTTTGTTGGTGTGGGGGCTTCCCGTGTGCGCGACATGTTCGAGCAGGCCAAGAAAGCAGCACCTTGCATCATCTTCATTGATGAAATCGATGCCGTAGGTCGTCAACGTGGTGCCGGCCTGGGTGGCGGTCACGATGAACGTGAGCAGACCCTGAACCAAATGCTGGTGGAGATGGATGGTTTTGAAGGCAACGAAGGCATCATCGTCATCGCGGCAACCAACCGCCCTGACGTTCTTGATCCGGCGCTGCTGCGACCAGGCCGCTTTGACCGTCAGGTGGTTGTCGGCTTGCCGGATGTGCGCGGTCGTGAGCAGATCCTGAAGGTACATATGCGCCGTGTGCCGTTGGATGCCGATATCGATACCTCCGTCATTGCTCGAGGTACACCAGGCTTCTCTGGTGCTGACTTGGCCAACCTGGTCAACGAGGCGGCATTGTTCACTGCCCGTAGCAACAAACGTGTGGTATCAATGGTTGAGTTCGAAAAAGCTAAAGACAAGATCATGATGGGTGCGGAACGTCGCTCCATGGTGATGACCGAAGCGCAGAAGGAATCGACCGCATATCATGAAGCAGGTCACGCTATCATCGGGCGTCTGGTACCAGAACACGATCCGGTTCACAAGGTCACCATTATCCCTCGTGGCCGAGCACTTGGCGTGACCTTCTTCCTGCCGGAAGGCGATTCAATCAGCGCAAGCCGTCAGAAGCTGGAGAGCCAAATCTCCACCCTTTATGGTGGCCGTCTGGCGGAAGAGATCATCTACGGGTCGGAAAATGTGTCTACTGGGGCGTCGAACGATATTAAAGTGGCGACCTCTATCGCCCGCAACATGGTGACTCAATGGGGTTTCTCTGAGAAGCTGGGGCCGCTGTTGTATGCAGAAGAAGAGGGCGAAGTGTTCCTTGGCCGTTCCGTCGCCAAGGCGAAGCACATGTCGGATGAAACCGCACGCATCATTGATCAGGAAGTAAAATCTCTGATTGAACGCAACTACGTGCGCGCCCGTTCACTGTTGATGGAAAATATGGACATCCTGCATTCAATGAAGAATGCACTGATGAAATATGAAACCATTGATGCGCCGCAGATCGACGATCTGATGCACCGCCAAGACGTACGTCCGCCAGCGGGTTGGGACGATGCAAACAAAGGTAATGGCCCCGACGCCGTCGGCACGCCAAAAGCGCCGACGTCGGTAGAAGAATCGCACACGCCGAGTCCAGGCAATAACCATGTTTGA
- the cgtA gene encoding Obg family GTPase CgtA, which translates to MKFVDEVAILVVAGDGGNGCVSFRREKYIPNGGPDGGDGGDGGDVYLLADENLNTLIDHRFVKAFRAECGQNGQSSDCTGKRGKDIIIKVPVGTRVKDQGTGEILGDMTRHEQKLMVAKGGWHGLGNTRFKSSVNRAPRQKTLGTTGEARDILLELLLLADVGMLGLPNAGKSTFIRAVSAAKPKVADYPFTTLVPSLGVVRMDYEQNFVIADIPGLIEGASDGVGLGIRFLKHLERCRVLLHLVDIAPIDESDPVENAKIIINELNQYSENLAQNPRWLVFNKIDLLDEEEAAERAKAIVAGMGWEGEYYLISAANREGVNALCWDVMNFINTEPKALAIEESALEKVEFMWDNYHREQIAEAEAEDDLDDQWDEGVEIIYQK; encoded by the coding sequence ATGAAGTTTGTAGATGAAGTAGCGATTCTGGTTGTTGCAGGTGACGGTGGTAATGGTTGCGTCAGTTTCCGTCGCGAAAAATATATCCCGAATGGTGGGCCTGACGGCGGCGATGGTGGTGACGGTGGCGATGTCTATCTACTGGCGGATGAAAACCTTAACACGTTGATCGATCACCGATTTGTGAAAGCTTTCCGTGCCGAGTGCGGCCAAAATGGTCAGAGCAGTGACTGTACCGGCAAGCGTGGCAAAGATATCATCATCAAGGTTCCTGTCGGCACTCGTGTGAAGGATCAGGGCACTGGCGAGATCCTCGGTGATATGACCCGTCACGAGCAAAAGCTGATGGTCGCCAAAGGCGGCTGGCATGGCTTGGGTAACACCCGTTTCAAATCTTCAGTTAACCGCGCACCGCGTCAGAAGACGTTAGGAACTACTGGTGAGGCTCGTGACATTCTGTTGGAACTGCTGCTGCTGGCCGATGTGGGCATGCTGGGTTTGCCTAATGCTGGCAAATCAACCTTTATCCGTGCGGTATCCGCCGCCAAGCCGAAGGTTGCCGACTACCCGTTCACAACGCTGGTGCCGAGCCTGGGTGTGGTACGCATGGATTATGAGCAAAACTTTGTGATTGCCGATATCCCGGGGCTGATAGAAGGTGCCTCTGATGGTGTTGGCTTAGGCATCCGCTTCTTGAAGCATTTGGAACGTTGCCGCGTGTTATTACACCTGGTGGATATCGCGCCGATCGATGAATCCGATCCGGTAGAAAATGCTAAGATTATCATCAACGAATTGAATCAATACAGTGAAAATTTGGCGCAGAATCCACGCTGGCTGGTTTTCAACAAAATTGATTTACTAGATGAGGAAGAAGCCGCTGAACGTGCTAAGGCGATTGTAGCGGGCATGGGCTGGGAAGGTGAGTATTACTTGATCTCCGCCGCCAATCGCGAAGGCGTCAATGCACTGTGCTGGGATGTGATGAATTTTATCAACACCGAACCGAAAGCGTTGGCGATTGAAGAAAGCGCGCTAGAAAAAGTCGAATTCATGTGGGATAACTACCACCGTGAACAAATCGCCGAAGCTGAAGCGGAAGATGACTTGGATGATCAATGGGACGAGGGCGTCGAAATCATTTACCAGAAATAA